A stretch of Natator depressus isolate rNatDep1 chromosome 2, rNatDep2.hap1, whole genome shotgun sequence DNA encodes these proteins:
- the LOC141981453 gene encoding myosin regulatory light chain 2, smooth muscle minor isoform yields MSSKRAKTKTTKKRPQRATSNVFAMFDQSQIQEFKEAFNMIDQNRDGFIDKEDLHDMLASLGKNPTDEYLDAMMNEAPGPINFTMFLTMFGEKLNGTDPEDVIRNAFACFDEEATGFIQEDYLRELLTTMGDRFTDEEVDELYREAPIDKKGNFNYIEFTRILKHGAKDKDD; encoded by the exons ATGTCTAGTAAAAGAGCAAAGACAAAGACCACTAAGAAGCGCCCTCAGCGTGCAACCTCCAATGTATTTGCGATGTTCGATCAGTCACAGATTCAAGAATTCAAAGAGGCCTTCAACATGATTGATCAGAACAGAGATGGCTTCATCGACAAAGAAGACTTGCATGATATGCTCGCTTCCCTTG GAAAGAATCCAACTGATGAATACCTAGATGCTATGATGAATGAAGCTCCAGGCCCCATAAACTTCACTATGTTCCTTACAATGTTTGGAGAAAAACTAAATGGCACAGATCCAGAAGATGTAATCAGAAATGCTTTTGCTTGCTTTGATGAAGAAGCAACAG GGTTCATTCAAGAAGATTATCTGAGAGAGCTGCTGACGACAATGGGAGATAGATTTACAGATGAAGAAGTAGATGAGCTGTACAGAGAGGCACCAATTGACAAAAAGGGAAATTTCAATTACATTGAATTCACACGCATCCTTAAACATGGAGCAAAAGACAAGGATGATTGA